One region of Triticum aestivum cultivar Chinese Spring chromosome 6B, IWGSC CS RefSeq v2.1, whole genome shotgun sequence genomic DNA includes:
- the LOC123134782 gene encoding transcription factor IBH1-like 1, which yields MQGTMQFKRALLKSLLLGLRERGVASREMGFLERKRAIRRAADAALASARGADATRWSQALETQRRPSTCKRILRRCHRPRPRKAGTAARPWGSAGVVARAMVRKRTQVLKGIVPGVEAVDDECTLLGEALDYAVCLKAQVDVMQLLVRALQAPKQ from the coding sequence ATGCAAGGCACGATGCAGTTCAAGCGGGCGTTGCTCAAGAGCCTGCTCCTGGGACTCCGGGAGCGTGGCGTCGCGTCGAGGGAGATGGGCTTCCTAGAGAGGAAGCGCGCCATCCGacgcgccgccgacgccgccctcgCCTCGGCCCGGGGGGCCGACGCGACGCGCTGGAGCCAGGCGCTGGAGACGCAACGTCGGCCGTCGACGTGCAAGAGGATCTTGAGGAGGTGCCACCGGCCGAGGCCGAGGaaggccggcacggcggcgaggccGTGGGGCTCGGCCGGCGTCGTCGCGAGGGCCATGGTGAGGAAGAGGACGCAGGTGTTGAAAGGTATCGTCCCGGGAGTGGAAGCCGTGGACGATGAGTGCACGCTGCTGGGCGAAGCCTTGGACTACGCCGTGTGCCTCAAGGCTCAGGTCGATGTAATGCAGCTTCTGGTGAGGGCTCTTCAAGCTCCGAAACAATAG